One Spirochaetota bacterium DNA window includes the following coding sequences:
- a CDS encoding cadherin-like beta sandwich domain-containing protein, with amino-acid sequence MTVSEGMLSPAFIENTTAYTVEVAYDTSSITVTLTTASGNATITVNDNSVASGEASNSITLEYGENTITIRVTAEDNITTKDYYITVIRAYPTYSVLNKRISGIWRLTSGTYLSGEDVSDLQYIQFEENGMSLIVYRTAITEILGNIDSLYAVLNDTTVLLDIFGYSMMRGMGDTYIFDKPDESTLTLTDSSQNTITFTAETQIPEAFLCKEFNIQAEYKDLEIEPDTNTNLVWDGLTYLWYKDEDSNTIYPFDTSTETLLTGSGKDFGTYYSHIHAYQGGDFWTHCHCGGNEDASLRTTAGVEVDNVDTDADLGHEINIDAIAWDGTHLWLYGYSYDLAKDQLLKVDSNAEPDSLEDSYDFDRIDVLTWDGSNFWALSGYGATAVIVKIDPIELKAIATYKTPHSNIRWMGIATVGSDLYLLGRDNTKEYKGVITHVTPN; translated from the coding sequence TTGACTGTATCCGAGGGTATGTTGTCACCAGCGTTTATTGAAAATACCACTGCGTATACGGTAGAGGTGGCTTACGACACCTCTTCTATAACTGTTACACTAACAACAGCAAGTGGGAATGCTACTATTACGGTAAATGACAACTCAGTAGCCTCAGGTGAAGCTTCCAATTCGATTACACTCGAATATGGAGAGAATACCATTACGATTAGGGTTACTGCAGAAGACAATATAACGACAAAGGATTATTATATTACAGTGATACGTGCATATCCAACCTACTCGGTACTTAATAAAAGGATTTCTGGTATATGGAGACTAACGAGCGGTACATATCTATCAGGTGAAGACGTTAGTGACCTGCAATATATCCAATTTGAAGAAAATGGAATGTCTCTTATCGTTTACAGAACCGCTATAACTGAAATCCTGGGAAACATTGATTCCTTATATGCAGTATTAAACGATACCACCGTATTATTAGATATTTTTGGTTATTCTATGATGAGAGGGATGGGAGATACTTACATATTTGATAAGCCTGACGAATCTACATTAACGCTTACAGACAGCAGTCAAAACACAATCACTTTTACAGCAGAAACTCAAATCCCAGAGGCTTTCCTTTGCAAAGAATTCAATATTCAGGCTGAATATAAAGATCTTGAAATCGAGCCTGATACTAACACAAATCTTGTTTGGGATGGGCTGACGTATCTTTGGTATAAAGATGAAGATAGCAACACAATATACCCCTTTGATACATCTACTGAAACATTATTAACAGGTTCTGGCAAAGATTTTGGAACCTATTATTCACACATACATGCATATCAGGGTGGAGATTTCTGGACACACTGCCACTGCGGCGGAAACGAAGATGCTTCTCTTCGTACTACAGCAGGCGTAGAGGTCGATAATGTTGATACAGACGCTGACTTAGGCCACGAAATAAACATAGATGCCATCGCATGGGATGGAACTCACCTGTGGCTCTATGGATATAGTTACGATTTGGCAAAGGATCAATTACTCAAGGTCGACAGTAACGCTGAACCTGACTCACTTGAAGACTCCTATGATTTTGATAGAATAGATGTTCTAACATGGGATGGAAGCAATTTCTGGGCATTATCTGGTTATGGCGCTACAGCAGTAATTGTTAAAATCGATCCAATTGAGCTAAAAGCTATAGCAACTTATAAAACACCGCACTCAAATATCAGGTGGATGGGCATTGCTACTGTAGGGTCTGACCTTTATCTCCTTGGTAGAGATAATACAAAAGAGTATAAGGGAGTTATAACCCACGTTACTCCAAATTAA